From a single Nicotiana tomentosiformis chromosome 2, ASM39032v3, whole genome shotgun sequence genomic region:
- the LOC104119216 gene encoding ARF guanine-nucleotide exchange factor GNOM-like produces the protein MMGCLNQQNEVHTSFSEPKDCTLKPLKGALACMVNSEIGAVLAVMRRNVRWGFRYADDDDQLEHPLIHSFKELRKNIFSWIHHWNSVDPLIYLQPFLDVIQSDETGAPITGVALSSVYKFLTLEIIDSAILNVDKALHQIVDTVTSCRFEVTDPASEEVVLMKILQVLLACMKSKASANLSNHHVCNIVNTCFRLVHQATAKSELLQRIARHTMHELVRHIFSHLPNIDSRGHEFDEQSRLCADAEAGEKQHDNGCVSAESTGKSVSAAVPSNASSVSKRDETADEKTQKEEIACNRENSMMDPHGIPCMVEIFHFLCSLLNVMESIEIGSRSNPIAYDEDVPLFALGLINSAIEVSGASLGNHPELLALIQKELFHNLMRFGLSMSPLILSTVCSIVLNLYHHIRTKLKLQLEAFFSGVLLRISQSKHGASYQQQEVAMETLVDFCRQLMFMPEMYANFDCDISCSNVFEDLANLLSKSSFPVNTPLSALNTLALDGLVAMIQGMAERISQDSLVSEQASVDLGEYRPFWTEICKDYSDPNHWVPFVRKMKLIKRKLLIGVDHFNRDPKKGMEFLQGVHLLPEKLTPISVACFFRYMNGLDKNLIGDFLGSHEDFYIQVLHEFAGTFDFRDMNLDIALRIFLDTFRLPGESQKIQRVLEAFAERYYEQSPNILANKDAALLLSYSLIMLNTDQHNTQVKKKMTEEDFIRNNRRINGGNDLPREFLSELYHSICEDEIRIIPDRGAGTTMMAPSHWIGLVHKSRQTSPYIVCDLGPYLDYDIFAILSGPAIAAISVIFDNVEQEDVWKTCINGYLAIAKIAAAYSFDDVLNDLVVSLCKFTTLLLPSYVDEFIVAFAEDGKARLATLAVFTIANKYGDHIRSGWKNILDCILSLHKYGLLPTRLFSDAADDLEPPADVNPRKPAALSPSPTHVPSLAPSRKSSGLMGVFSQLLYLDAEEPAPQPTEKQLAERQQTLQTIQRCQIDSIFAESKFLQAESLLQLVRALVLAAGQPRKGTNSLEDEETAVFCLELLIAITINNRYRIMLLWRVVYDHIESVVHLTTMPCTLVEKAIFGLLRICQRLLPYKENLTDELLKSLQLILKLDARVAEAFLEQITQEVMHLVKANAMQIRSHTGWRTIISLLSFTARHPEASETGFETLSFIMHDGAHLLPANYILCLNVAAQFADSRIRNVDQSVRSLDLMAGSLVSLIRWSHKAKEALGEEATIKMTQDITEMWLRLIQGLRKFCLDRREEVRDHAILMLQGCLTGVDGILIPKELWLQCFDQVIFTLLDELLNLAQKSFVKDYRSTEEAIVLALKLMFKVFLQSLQQLFQSTSFCKLWLGVLGLTQRCMKVKFKGKRSEKIPELIPELLKNTLLVMKTSGILVPSDPSGGDSFWKLTWLHVHNICPSLQSEVFPTNELEQLEKQHVQAGCSPLTEGNVLVSP, from the exons ATGATGGGGTGCCTTAATCAGCAGAATGAAGTCCATACTTCATTTTCAGAACCCAAGGATTGTACTTTAAAGCCTTTAAAAGGTGCCTTAGCATGTATGGTAAATTCAGAAATTGGTGCTGTTTTGGCCGTTATGAGGAGAAATGTAAGGTGGGGATTTCGTTATGCTGATGATGACGATCAACTAGAGCATCCTCTCATCCATTCTTTCAAGGAATTGCGGAAAAATATCTTCTCATGGATACATCATTGGAACAGTGTTGATCCGCTCATATATCTACAGCCCTTCTTGGATGTGATTCAATCTGATGAAACTGGTGCACCAATAACCGGTGTCGCATTGTCATCTGTTTACAAATTCTTAACCCTTGAAATAATTGATTCAGCTATCTTGAATGTGGACAAAGCTTTGCATCAGATAGTTGACACCGTAACAAGTTGCCGCTTTGAAGTGACTGATCCTGCCTCTGAGGAAGTGGTGCTGATGAAGATACTTCAGGTTCTTTTGGCTTGCATGAAAAGTAAGGCATCAGCAAATTTGAGTAATCATCATGTGTGCAACATTGTAAACACCTGCTTTCGGCTTGTTCATCAAGCTACTGCCAAAAGCGAACTACTGCAGAGAATAGCAAGACACACGATGCATGAGTTGGTGAGACATATTTTCTCTCACCTGCCTAACATTGACAGCAGAGGGCATGAATTTGATGAGCAAAGTAGATTGTGTGCTGACGCAGAG GCAGGCGAAAAACAACATGACAATGGTTGTGTTAGTGCAGAATCGACTGGTAAGTCAGTATCGGCTGCAGTTCCTTCAAATGCATCATCAGTCAGCAAGAGGGATGAAACAGCAGATGAGAAAACTCAAAAGGAGGAGATTGCTTGTAATAGAGAAAATTCTATGATGGATCCACATGGGATCCCTTGCATGGTGGAGATATTTCATTTCCTATGTTCTCTTCTGAATGTGATGGAGTCCATTGAAATTGGTTCAAGATCGAACCCTATAGCATATGATGAAGATGTTCCCTTGTTTGCGCTGGGTTTAATTAATTCAGCCATAGAAGTAAGTGGTGCCTCTCTTGGAAATCATCCCGAGCTATTGGCTCTGATACAGAAGGAGTTGTTCCACAATCTGATGCGTTTTGGCTTGTCAATGagtcctttaattctttcaacagTTTGTAGCATTGTTCTAAATCTGTATCATCATATACGTACTAAGTTAAAACTACAGCTTGAAGCTTTCTTCTCTGGTGTGTTATTGAGGATTTCCCAAAGTAAGCACGGAGCTTCTTATCAACAGCAAGAGGTTGCGATGGAAACGCTTGTTGACTTCTGCAGGCAGCTTATGTTCATGCCTGAGATGTATGCAAATTTTGACTGCGACATTTCTTGCAGCAATGTATTTGAAGACCTTGCAAACTTGTTATCAAAAAGTTCCTTTCCGGTCAACACTCCGCTATCAGCTTTAAATACGCTTGCCTTGGATGGTCTAGTTGCCATGATCCAGGGTATGGCCGAGAGAATAAGCCAGGATTCATTAGTTTCTGAACAAGCTTCAGTAGATCTTGGTGAATATAGACCATTTTGGACAGAGATATGCAAGGACTACAGTGATCCTAATCATTGGGTTCCATTTGTTCGTAAGATGAAGCTCATAAAGAGGAAATTGTTGATCGGAGTCGATCACTTTAACCGAGATCCAAAAAAGGGTATGGAATTTCTCCAAGGAGTGCATTTGTTACCTGAGAAACTTACCCCAATAAGTGTAGCATGCTTTTTCAGGTATATGAATGGCCTAGATAAGAATCTTATCGGGGATTTCCTGGGAAGTCATGAAGACTTCTATATTCAAGTGCTTCACGAATTTGCTGGAACATTTGATTTTCGGGACATGAACTTAGACATAGCCTTGCGAATCTTTTTGGATACTTTCAGATTGCCTGGAGAATCGCAGAAAATACAGAGGGTGCTTGAGGCATTTGCTGAAAGATATTACGAGCAGTCACCAAATATTCTGGCCAATAAAGATGCTGCGCTGTTGTTGTCATACTCACTTATCATGCTTAACACTGATCAACACAATACACAGGTCAAAAAGAAGATGACAGAGGAAGATTTCATCCGCAACAACCGGAGAATAAATGGAGGAAATGACCTCCCTCGGGAATTTTTGTCTGAGCTTTACCACTCCATCTGTGAGGATGAGATCCGGATTATCCCAGATCGAGGTGCTGGTACTACGATGATGGCACCAAGTCATTGGATTGGCCTAGTTCATAAATCAAGGCAAACTTCCCCATATATTGTATGTGATCTTGGTCCTTATCTTGATTACGACATCTTTGCTATTTTGTCTGGTCCTGCGATTGCTGCCATCTCAGTGATTTTTGATAATGTGGAGCAAGAAGATGTTTGGAAAACATGTATCAATGGATACCTTGCCATTGCCAAAATTGCAGCTGCATATAGCTTCGATGATGTATTAAATGATTTGGTGGTATCTCTTTGCAAGTTCACTACCCTATTGCTTCCTTCTTATGTTGATGAATTTATTGTTGCATTTGCGGAAGATGGTAAAGCTAGATTGGCCACATTGGCAGTCTTCACAATAGCAAACAAATATGGTGACCACATTCGCTCTGGTTGGAAGAACATCCTGGATTGCATTTTGAGTTTGCACAAATATGGCCTTCTTCCCACACGTCTCTTTAGTGATGCTGCTGATGACTTAGAGCCTCCTGCTGATGTGAACCCAAGGAAACCTGCGGCACTTTCTCCATCACCAACTCATGTTCCTTCTTTGGCTCCATCAAGGAAATCATCTGGCTTAATGGGCGTATTTAGCCAACTGTTATATCTTGATGCAGAAGAACCTGCACCACAGCCAACTGAAAAACAACTTGCCGAACGTCAGCAGACTCTTCAGACGATTCAGAGATGTCAAATTGATAGCATCTTTGCTGAGAGTAAATTTTTGCAAGCAGAGTCCTTGTTGCAGCTTGTTCGCGCCCTTGTGTTGGCTGCGGGCCAGCCTCGCAAAGGAACTAACTCTTTGGAAGATGAAGAGACTGCAGTATTTTGTCTAGAGTTGCTTATTGCTATCACAATAAATAACCGGTACAGAATAATGCTTCTTTGGCGGGTTGTTTATGATCACATAGAAAGTGTTGTCCATTTAACAACAATGCCGTGTACTTTGGTAGAGAAGGCTATCTTTGGTCTGCTTCGCATATGCCAAAGGTTGCTTCCTTACAAGGAAAATCTGACAGATGAGCTCCTCAAGTCTCTGCAACTTATATTGAAGCTTGATGCTCGGGTTGCTGAGGCGTTTCTTGAACAGATAACCCAGGAGGTTATGCACCTTGTCAAAGCAAATGCTATGCAGATACGATCACATACAGGCTGGCGGACGATTATATCTCTGCTTTCTTTTACTGCTCGGCATCCAGAAGCATCTGAAACAGGATTTGAGACACTATCATTCATCATGCATGATGGGGCCCACCTTTTGCCTGCTAATTACATCCTCTGTTTGAATGTGGCAGCGCAGTTTGCCGACTCCCGCATCAGAAATGTTGATCAATCTGTGAGATCTTTAGACCTGATGGCTGGATCACTTGTTTCTCTGATTAGATGGTCTCACAAGGCGAAGGAGGCACTTGGGGAGGAGGCTACTATAAAAATGACCCAGGATATAACGGAGATGTGGCTCAGGCTGATACAAGGACTCCGAAAATTTTGTTTGGACCGGAGAGAAGAGGTTAGGGATCACGCCATCTTGATGTTGCAGGGTTGCTTGACCGGAGTTGATGGGATTCTTATCCCGAAAGAATTGTGGTTGCAATGTTTTGATCAGGTGATATTTACATTGCTGGATGAATTACTCAATCTTGCCCAGAAGAGTTTCGTGAAGGATTACAGGAGCACTGAAGAAGCAATTGTTTTGGCCCTAAAGCTCATGTTCAAAGTGTTTTTACAGTCTTTGCAGCAACTTTTCCAGTCGACATCCTTCTGCAAACTATGGTTAGGGGTATTGGGTCTAACACAGAGATGCATGAAGGTGAAATTCAAAGGGAAAAGGAGTGAGAAGATCCCTGAACTCATTCCCGAGCTCCTAAAGAACACTCTACTTGTCATGAAAACAAGTGGAATTCTGGTGCCAAGTGATCCCAGCGGAGGGGACAGTTTCTGGAAGTTAACATGGTTGCATGTCCACAATATATGCCCATCCCTTCAATCAGAAGTCTTTCCCACTAATGAATTGGAGCAGTTGGAAAAGCAGCACGTCCAAGCAGGTTGTAGTCCTCTTACAGAGGGAAATGTTCTCGTCTCCCCCTAG
- the LOC104119215 gene encoding uncharacterized protein isoform X1, translated as MGKITAAHTSCSYCHNSFFVPKGGFLFSQAKQKSKKWKLQPLTGKSQMINASTYSSRISTDIPLYEIPGASFDRYLENKPRVFKAIFPDKRRSQQLNEEEWRIHMLPIEFLFITVWPVIDMRLRCKSEGVEYPPGIPHDVSKVLELDIIRWELQGLDDALKPSQFSLGVKGSLYPDRNGPRSKLRGQLQMSISFVLPPMLALVPEDVRRDVAETVLRGLLQNMKNKVNGSLLSDYGEFKREKQKELV; from the exons atGGGAAAGATTACAGCTGCTCACACATCATGTTCATACTGTCACAACAGTTTTTTCGTGCCCAAAGGAGGATTCTTGTTCTCGCAGGCAAAGCAAAAGAGCAAGAAATGGAAGTTACAGCCATTAACTGGAAAATCCCAGATGATAAATGCTTCAACTTACTCTTCTAGAATTAGCACTGATATTCCTCTCTATGAAATCCCTGGG GCTTCCTTTGATCGATATCTGGAGAATAAGCCTCGAGTGTTCAAGGCCATTTTTCCTGACAAAAGAAGGAGCCAGCAACTCAATGAG GAAGAGTGGAGAATTCACATGCTACCCATAGAGTTCCTATTTATCACCGTGTGGCCAGTTATCGATATGAGATTGAGATGTAAATCCGAAGGAGTCGAGTACCCACCTGGGATTCCCCATGATGTTTCTAAGGTTCTTGAACTTGacata ATAAGATGGGAGCTTCAGGGGCTAGATGATGCGCTGAAGCCATCTCAGTTCTCCCTTGGTGTAAAAGGGTCTCTTTACCCCGACAGGAATGGACCACGGAGTAAGCTGAGAGGTCAACTACAGATGAGCATTAGCTTTGTTCTTCCACCAATGCTAGCTTTGGTCCCGGAAGATGTTCGCAGAGATGTTGCTGAGACA GTACTAAGAGGACTATTGCAGAACATGAAGAATAAAGTAAATGGTAGCCTGCTTTCGGATTATGGTGAATTCAAGAGAGAAAAGCAGAAGGAATTAGTCTGA
- the LOC104119215 gene encoding uncharacterized protein isoform X2, producing the protein MGKITAAHTSCSYCHNSFFVPKGGFLFSQAKQKSKKWKLQPLTGKSQMINASTYSSRISTDIPLYEIPGASFDRYLENKPRVFKAIFPDKRRSQQLNEEEWRIHMLPIEFLFITVWPVIDMRLRCKSEGVEYPPGIPHDVSKVLELDIIRWELQGLDDALKPSQFSLGVKGSLYPDRNGPRSKLRGQLQMSISFVLPPMLALVPEDVRRDVAETVRC; encoded by the exons atGGGAAAGATTACAGCTGCTCACACATCATGTTCATACTGTCACAACAGTTTTTTCGTGCCCAAAGGAGGATTCTTGTTCTCGCAGGCAAAGCAAAAGAGCAAGAAATGGAAGTTACAGCCATTAACTGGAAAATCCCAGATGATAAATGCTTCAACTTACTCTTCTAGAATTAGCACTGATATTCCTCTCTATGAAATCCCTGGG GCTTCCTTTGATCGATATCTGGAGAATAAGCCTCGAGTGTTCAAGGCCATTTTTCCTGACAAAAGAAGGAGCCAGCAACTCAATGAG GAAGAGTGGAGAATTCACATGCTACCCATAGAGTTCCTATTTATCACCGTGTGGCCAGTTATCGATATGAGATTGAGATGTAAATCCGAAGGAGTCGAGTACCCACCTGGGATTCCCCATGATGTTTCTAAGGTTCTTGAACTTGacata ATAAGATGGGAGCTTCAGGGGCTAGATGATGCGCTGAAGCCATCTCAGTTCTCCCTTGGTGTAAAAGGGTCTCTTTACCCCGACAGGAATGGACCACGGAGTAAGCTGAGAGGTCAACTACAGATGAGCATTAGCTTTGTTCTTCCACCAATGCTAGCTTTGGTCCCGGAAGATGTTCGCAGAGATGTTGCTGAGACAGTTAGATGCTAA